A single Tamandua tetradactyla isolate mTamTet1 chromosome X, mTamTet1.pri, whole genome shotgun sequence DNA region contains:
- the LOC143671641 gene encoding FIGNL1-interacting regulator of recombination and mitosis-like encodes MSQGRAAPVNEVSLEELSSCLEELCHQELPSVLSRLLSMYQHSDNWIEHIRILKIIVEMFLPHMNHLTLEQTFFSKVLPKTVKLFDGTIYELTSQTRELSSQNSEIQNTLRNIFKTMVQVLGALTGCVQHVCTTQESAILGNIHSLPSSVLHVIKSMPVHCKFQNFFRLFSRRPVLFKSS; translated from the exons ATGTCTCAGGGTCGTGCGGCTCCAGTGAACGAGGTTTCCCTTGAAGAATTAAGTAGCTGCCTGGAGGAGCTATGCCACCAAGAACTGCCATCCGTCCTGTCCCGGCTCCTTTCTATGTATCAACATTCTGACAACTGGATTGAGCATATTCGAATTCTGAAaattattgtagaaatgtttCTACCTCATATGAACCACCTGACACTGGAACAGACTTTCTTTTCTAAAGTACTGCCAAAGACTGTGAAATTATTTGATGGCACGATTTATGAATTAACCAGTCAAACGAGAGAACTATCCAGCCAAAATTCAGAAATCCAGAACACActaaggaatatttttaaaacaatggtgCAAGTCTTAGGAGCTCTTACAGGATGTGTCCAGCATGTCTGTACCACACAGGAATCTGCCATTCTAGGAAATATTCACAGTCTTCCCTCCTCAGTCCTTCATGTAATTAAAAGTATGCCTGTACATTGTA AGTTTCAGAACTTCTTCAGGCTGTTTTCAAGGAGGCCTGTTCTCTTCAAAAGCAgctaa